The Iamia sp. SCSIO 61187 genomic sequence TGGACCGCGACGTCGACGTGGCCGCCGTGGCCGGGGCCGGCGGGCTCCTGTTCGCCCGCGCCGACGGCACGTCGCTCGGGGGGCGGGGTGAGGCCGTGCGCCTCCCGCTGGCCGACGCCGCCGCCGCCCTCGCCGCCGCCGACGTCGACGACCCCGTCGCCCGCCCGGGCAGCGGTCCCGTCGCCGTCGGCGCCCTCCCCTTCCGGCCCGGCGCCCCGGCCGACCTCGTCGTCCCCGCCACCGCGGTCGTCCGATCCGCCGACGGGACGACCTGGCTGACCACCGTCGGCACCGAGGCGGCGCCCCCGCCCGACCCGGCGACGATCGACCTCGACGCCCTCGTCGCCCTGGCGCCCCCTCCCCCGGGGCCCGGTCGCTTCGACGTCGCCAGCGCCCGCCCGCCCGCCGACTGGTGCGCCGCGGTCGCCGATGCCACCGCCCGCATCCGGGACGGGCAGCTGGAGAAGGTCGTGCTGGCCCGCGAGATCGTGGTCACCGCCGATGCCGCCATCGACGTGGCCGCCGTGGTCCGCCGCCTCCGTCTCGGGTTCCCGGGCTGCTACGTGTACCTGGTCGACGGCTTCGTCGGGGCCAGCCCCGAGCTGCTCGTGGCCCGGGAGGGTTCGGAGGTGCGCTCGCAGCCGATGGCCGGCACCGCCCCCCGGCGGGGCGACCCGGTGGCCGACGCCGACGCCGTGGCCCGCCTCCAGGCGTCGACCTCGTACCGCCACGAGCACCAGGTCACCATCGACGCCGTCTACGACGCCCTGGTGCCGTTCTGCTCCTACCTCGACTTCGAGGCCGAACCGTCGGTCGTCGCCCTGCCCAACGTGACCCACCTGGCCACGACGGTCGCCGGACAGCTGTCGTCGCCCCCGCCGTCGGTCCTCGACCTGGTCGCCGCCCTCCACCCGACCCCGGCGGTGTGCGGCCGACCCCGCGAGGCCGCGCTCGCCGTCATCGACGAGCTCGAGGGCTTCGACCGGGGCCCCTACGCCGGCGCCGTGGGCTGGACCGACCGCCACGGACACGGCGAGTGGGCCGTCGCCATCCGCAGCGCAGTGATCGACGGGACCACGGCCCGGGTCTTCGGCGGCAACGGCATCGTCGGCGACAGCGACCCGCCCACCGAGCTGACCGAGACCCGGGCCAAGCTCCAAGCCATCCTCGGCGTCCTCGTCAGGCCCTGAGCTCGTCTCCTGCCGGCAGGGCACCGGGGTGCTGCACCCGCCTCGTGGCACCGTCCGGAAACGCCGGGACGCTGAGGGGCACGGGACGGCGGGGCGGTCGCCGCCGCGTGCGACGAGATCGCTGCGGAGACCGCCGGTTGACCCCACTGGCTCGGGTCGGGCGGTGGGTCCCGGGCGGGGTGTGGGATCACTCCAAACCCTTGTGGGGCAAGGGTTTGCGGCCGCTTGACTGTCACACCCCCGGCGTAGGATCGGAGGCATGGAGATGGTGTGCGATCCGACGACGGCCGAGGGCCTCGATGCCCTCGACGCGGCCGTCGACCGGTTGCAGACCGCCGGGGTCACCCCCGTCGATGATGCCGATGCCCGGGCTCTGACCATCCGGTTGGAGAACGTGGCCCGCCGGGTCCAGTCACTCCAGATCGACCTCGTGGCCGAGATCGACCGCACCGGGGTCCACGCCGCCGACGGCCACGCCTCGGCCAAGGTGATGGTCCGCCACCACGCCAACCTCTCGACCCGGGAAGCAGCCCGGCGGGCCGCCTGTGCCAAGGCCCTCCGGTCCCTGCCCACCGTCGGGGCCGCGTTCGCGGAGGGGGCCATCGGTCGCTGCCAGGTCGAACGGATCGCTCGCGCCCATGCCAACCCGCGGGTCCGGGATGCGGTGGAGGCCAACGAGGCCTCCTTCGCCACCGAAGCCGCCACCGACACCTACCGGGTCTTCGATCAGAAGGTCCGCGAGTGGGTGAGCCTCCTCGACGAGGACGGCACCCGCGACCGCGACCAAGCCGCCCACGACAAGCGCGACGCCCGGCTGCACCAGAACTTCGACGGCGGCTGGGAGATCACCGGCCGCTGCGGGTCGTTGGTCGGCGCCGAGCTGTGGTCGATCTTCAACGCCCAGCTCAAGGCCGAGACCCTCGCTGATTGGGACAAGGCCCGCGCCGAGCACGGCGACGCCGCCACCCAGGCGGACCTGCCCCGCACCGACGCCCAGCGCCGCTTCGACGCCCTCGAGGAGATCTTCCGCTCCGCCGCCGCCCACCACGCCACCAGCGCCGGTGGGTCGCAGGTGGTGACCAACGTGGTCATCGACCAACCCACCTTCGAACACATCGCCGCCCGCCTCGCCGGCATCGACCCCACCCCCGTCGACGACGCCTTCAAGCTCTTCCCCGCCATCGGCCGGCGGTGCTCCACCCTCGACGGCAACCCCATCGAGCCCACCGCCGCCGTCGCCGCCGCATTGATCGGCCACATCCGCCGGGTGGTCGTCGGCTCCGACTCGGTCGTGATCGACCTCGGCCGCAAGAGCCGCCTCTTCACCGGCCCCGCCGCCCTGGCCGTCAAGCTCTCATCGACCACCTGCTACTGGCCCGGCTGCCACGTCCCCGTGACCGACTGCCAAAGCGACCACCTCACCCCCTGGAGCGACCAGGGAGGACGCAACGGAGACGGTGGAGGGAGTACCAACCCCCGCAACGGGGGACCCGCCTGCGGGAGGCACAACCGACTCCGCACCCACGGCTACACCACCTGGCGCGACCCCACCGGCACCTGGCACATCACCAGACCCGACGGCACCGAGATCACCTGACCGGGCGCACGCCGGCGCGCCGGCGCGGCGGCGGGCTGAGGTCGGCACGCACCGGCGGTCAGGAGCGAGGCGGGGCGACCAGGGGACGGACGGCGTCGGCGACGGCGGCGTGGAGGCGGCGGTGGACGTCGACGTTGGCGGTGCGGTCGGTGCCGACGCGGACGAGCCGCACACCGCCGGCCTCCAGCGAGGCCCGCACCGCCGGTCCGACCTCCGCGGCGGTGGCCGGCTCGATCGTCATGAGGCTGTGAGCGGCGGCCAGGACCCGCAGGTCGACCCCGTGGGGGGTGCCGAACAGGTCCTCGAAGGGGGCGCCGCCGGGGTCGGACGCCTGGGGCAGGAACGAGAAGATCCCCCCGCCGTCGTTGTCGACCACGACGATCGTGAGGGTGATGCCGCGCCCAGCGACGCCGATCAGGGCGGTGCTGTCGTGGAGGAGGGCGACGTCGCCGATGAGGCAGGCCGTGGGCGCCCCCGTCGCCAGAGCGACCCCGACGGCGGTGGAGACCACCCCGTCGATGCCGTTGGCGCCCCGGTTGGCGTGGACCGCGACACCGCCACGGGGCCGGCCGTACCACTCGAGGTCCCGCACCGGCATCGACGACGACACCACCAGGGCCTCGCCGTCGTGCAGGGCGGCCAGGACGGTGCGGGCGGTGCCCGGCTCGGTGAGGGTCTCGCCGACGAGCCCGCCGTCGAGCTCGTCCTGCGCCGCCCCCTCGGCCGCCCGCCACCGGTCGGTCCAGCCCGGCTCGGTGTCGGGGGCGAGGGTCACGTCCCGGGCGTCGAGGGCATCGACGAGGGCGGCGGCCGAGGTGGGGACGTGGAGCGCGGTGCGGTGGGCGGGGTCGATCCAGCCGTGGGCCCCGACCCGGACCTCGACGGCGTCGGCTCCGGTCACCCACTCGTTGACGACGCGGGAGGCCACGGGCGCCCCGAGGTGGACGACGACGTCGGGGCGGAGGGTGGCGGCCACGTCGGGCTCCCGGAGCAGGGCGTCGGCGGTGCCCACGACGACGGCCTCGGGCGATCCGCCTCGGTCGATGCGGCCCCGCACCCGGGCGTCGAGCAGGAGCGGCCAGCCGAGGGCGGCGGCGATGCGGGGAGCGGCGGCACCGACCGAACGAGGTCCGTCGAGGGGCTCGCCCGGTTCCGTCCCGGCCACGACCACCCCCCGCCGTCCCTGACGCAGGACGGCGGCGAGGGCATCGACGTCGGCGGTGCGGCGCACGGGGCTCGTCACCAGCCAGGGCGCGCCGTCGGGCCGCCCGGGGGGCAGATCGGCGGGCGTCCCGACGAGGGGCTCCCGGAACGCCAGGTCCAGGTGGACCGGCCCCGGCCGCCCGGCCCCGCCGCCGCCGACGGCCTCGCCGACGGCGCGGCTGGCCCGGGCCCGCCACGTGCCCCGGGCCGCGTGGTCCGGCACGCCGGGGGCGTCGGCCCACCGGACGGCGGACCCGTACAGCCCGACCTGGGCGATCGTCTGGGGGGCGCCGACGTCGGCCAGCTCGGCCGGGCGGTCGGCGGTGACGACGATGAGGGGCACGCTGGCCTGGTGGGCCTCGACCACGGCGGCGTGGACCTCGGCCGCCGCCGTGCCGCTGGTGGTGAGCACGATCGCCGGCCGCCCGGTCGCCAGGCCGATGCCGAGGGCGGTGAAGGCACCGGCCCGCTCGTCGTGGTGGACGTGGACGGCGATCCGCTCGTCACCGTGGAGGGCGAGGGCCATCGGCGTCGAGCGGCTCCCCGGGCAGACGACGGCGGCGCGCACCCCGGCCCGGGCCCACTCGTCGACCAGGGTGGCGCAGTAGGTCGCGGCGACGTCCTGGGGCCGGGTGTCCACGCCCGCAGCGTAGGGATGCCGACCCCGCCCACCCCGAACTCGGTGGCAGATGTGGGATGTTCGTCCGACATCTGCCACCGAGCTCGAGGGATGGGTGGGTACGGTCGGCGGGGTGCCGCGGGTCGTGCTCCTCCACGGGTTCACCCAGACATCGGTGAGCTGGCGGCCGGTCGTCGAGCGCCTGGGGCCCGACGTCGACGTCGTCGCCCCCGACCTGCCCGGCCACGGGACGGCCGGCGCGGTCCGCCTCGACCTGGCCGGGACCGCCGCCCGGGTGGCCGACGTCGGGGGGCCGGCCACCTACGTCGGGTACTCGATGGGCGGGCGCGTCGCCCTGCGCCTGGCCCTCGACCGGCCCGACCTGGTCACCGGGCTGGTCCTGGTGGGCGCCACCGCCGGCATCGACGATGCCGCCGAGCGGGCCGCCCGGCGGGAGGCCGACGAGGCCCTGGCCCGGCGCATCGAGGCGGACGGCGTCGAGCCCTTCCTCGAGCGCTGGCTGGCCCAGCCCCTCTTCGCCGGCCTCACCCCCGCCTCCGACGACCTCGCCGCCCGCCGGGCCAACACCGCCGAGGGCCTGGCCGCCTCGCTGCGCCTCAGCGGCACCGGGACCATGGACCCGCCCTGGTGGGACGAGCTCGGCCGGGTCGACGCTCCCACGACGATCGTGGTCGGCGAGCGCGACGCCAAGTTCCGCACCCTCGGCCGGCGCCTGGCGGCGGGCATCGGGCCCACCGCCCGGCTCGTCGTGGTCGCCGGGGCCGGGCACGCCTGCCACCTCGAGGTCCCCGGGTCCGTGGCGGCCGTCATCAGCCCGGGAACCTGACCGCACACGCGTTCGTGCCGCCGGTCACGCTCCTGTGGGTGAACCTGTGGCCAACCGGTGGACGACACCCGGCGGCTTGTGGGTTTCCGGAGAAGTCCGGGGACAACCGTGTGGATCTCGGGAAACCCGTTGACCGGCCGTCCGAAGTCGTCCATGGTCCCCCTACCGCAACGGCACGGACGCAGTGACGGAGACGGAGAACGACCTCGGGTTCGCCTGGGGCACGGACCGGCTCCCGAGGTGCGCACCACCGATGTGGAGGAAGGTGTCCACCGTCCGTCCGCCGGACGACCCTCGGGTCGCTCGACGAGACGGGCCCGCCGCACCGGGGCTCCGGCCCCATGGCGACGGGACGGGTGGCAGTGCGCTCCGGCGCCCTCGCCGCTCGGGAAAAAGGACATCGCCCGCCAGAGCTCCGGCTCCGACGGGCGATGGAAGGTGGTCGGAAGAAGGCTAACGCCGACGGACGATCGCCAGGTGGATGCTTCTCCGACTGGTGGCCCCGGGCCGCCGCCCGGCTCCGGCCGGTGCGGCGTCCGGGGTCACCGCCCGTTTGGCCTCGGGCGGCGCCGCCCGTCAGCCGCCGAGGGCCAGGCCGGCGGCGAAGAGGGCGCCGAAGGCCAGCTGGACCCGCCCGGTGGCGGCGAGCACCGGGATCAGCGCCGGGCCCCGGGCGCCGGACAGGACGGCGACCACCGGCTTCTGGGCCAGCAGCACGGCCACCAGGGCGGCGGCCCCGGCCGGGCGCCCGCCCAGCCCGGCCACGAGGGGCACGGCGACGAAGGCGCCCACGACGAGGGCGACGAAGAGGGACCGGGTCCGGCGGTCGCCCAGGCGCACGGCGAGGGTCCGCTTGCCGACCTCGTTGTCGCCGGGGATGTCCCGCAGGTTGTTGGTGACGAGCAGGGCGGTGGCCAGGAACCCGACCGGGACCGAGGCGGCCAGGCCCAGCCCGTCGAGCCCCTCGACCTGCACGTAGGTCGACCCGGCGGTGGCCACCACCCCGAAGAAGGTGAACACGAAGGCCTCCCCGAGGCCGGCGTAGCCGTAGGGGCGGGGGCCGCCGGTGTAGAACCAGCCGGCGGCGATGGCCAGGACGCCCACGACCAGCAGCTCGGGGCCGACGGCCGCGGCCAACGCCGCCCCCGCCACCCCGGCCACGCCGAACGACGCCGCCGCCGCCCGCTTGACGGCGCCCGGGCGGGCCAGGCCCTGACCCACGAGCCGCACCGGGCCCACCCGGCGGGTGTCGTCGTCGGTGCCCCGGATGCCGTCGGAGTAGTCGTTGGCGTAGTTGGTGGCGACCTGGAGGGCTAGCGCGACCACGAGGGCGCACCCGGCCCGCCACCAGATCAGGCCCCCGTCGACCCGGCCGACGGCGCACGCCGTGCCCACCGCCACCGGCACGACGGCGGCGGGGAGGGTCCGGGGCCGGGCCCCCGCCAGCCAGAGGCGCCACCCCCGGGGGGTGGCGGTGGGGGCGGGTGCGGTCACGGCCGCTTGGGGAACTTCTCGAACTCCGGGCGCCGCTTCTGCTTGAAGGCGTCCCGGCCCTCCTGGGCCTCCTCGGAGCCGTAGAACAGCAGGTTGGTGTCGTGGGCCAGCTGCTGGAGCCCGGCCAGGCCGTCCTCGTCGGCGTGGAAGCTGGCCTTGAGCAGCCGCAGGGCGAACGGCGACAGGCGCATCATGTCCTGGCACCACCGGACGGTCTCGGCCTCGAGCTCCTCGAGCGGGACCACGGCGTTCACGAGGCCCCAGTCGAGGGCCTGCTGGGCGCCGTACTGGCGGCAGAGGAACCAGATCTCCTTGGCCCGCTTCTGGCCGATCTGGCGGGCCAGGACCGACGCCCCGAACCCGCCGTCGAACGAGCCGACCCGGGGCCCGGTCTGGCCGAAGGTGGCGTTGTCGGCGGCGATGGTGAGGTCGCAGAGGACGTGGAGGACGTGGCCGCCGCCGACGGCGTAGCCGGCGACCATGGCGACCACCGGCTTGGGCAGGCGCCGGATCTGGACGTGCAGGTCGGTGACCAGGAACCGTCCGACGCCGCGCTGGCCGACGGCGTCGTCGCCGACGTAGCCGGAGTCGCCGCGCGCCCGCTGGTCACCGCCGCTGCAGAAGGCGAGGGGCCCCTCGCCGGTCAGCACGACGACGCCCACGTCGGGGTCCTCGCGGGCCCGGTCGAAGGCGACGACCAGCTCCTCGACCGTGTGGGGCCGGAAGGCGTTGCGGACCTCGGGGCGGTCGATGGTGATCTTGGCGATCAGCCCCCCGCCGTCCCCGTCGGGGAAGGCGGGCGCCGTCTCGTAGCGGATGTCGTCCCATTCCCCCGCCGGCTCCCAGGCCAGGGCGGGCGTGACGGAACGGGAGGCGTCGGCGGGATCGACCATGCGGCCGAGTCTCGCCCAAACCCCGACCGACGATCAGATCCGCCCGCCGGCGGGCGCCGGGCCGACCGGTCTGCGGCCTGGCTTCAGCCCTTGCCGGTGCTGATGATCCGGCGGAGGACCCGGCGGCCGGCGTCGGTGTCGTCGGGCTCGTCGTCGGCGGCGGCCGCCGCGGCCAGGGCCCGGGCCGCAGCCGGGCTGAGCGAGTCCATGGGCACGCCGAGATCACCGGCGGCACCGGTCCCGGCCGGCCACGTGTCG encodes the following:
- a CDS encoding isochorismate synthase MenF; protein product: MATPASGGSRLVAITRPLDRDVDVAAVAGAGGLLFARADGTSLGGRGEAVRLPLADAAAALAAADVDDPVARPGSGPVAVGALPFRPGAPADLVVPATAVVRSADGTTWLTTVGTEAAPPPDPATIDLDALVALAPPPPGPGRFDVASARPPADWCAAVADATARIRDGQLEKVVLAREIVVTADAAIDVAAVVRRLRLGFPGCYVYLVDGFVGASPELLVAREGSEVRSQPMAGTAPRRGDPVADADAVARLQASTSYRHEHQVTIDAVYDALVPFCSYLDFEAEPSVVALPNVTHLATTVAGQLSSPPPSVLDLVAALHPTPAVCGRPREAALAVIDELEGFDRGPYAGAVGWTDRHGHGEWAVAIRSAVIDGTTARVFGGNGIVGDSDPPTELTETRAKLQAILGVLVRP
- a CDS encoding DUF222 domain-containing protein, coding for MEMVCDPTTAEGLDALDAAVDRLQTAGVTPVDDADARALTIRLENVARRVQSLQIDLVAEIDRTGVHAADGHASAKVMVRHHANLSTREAARRAACAKALRSLPTVGAAFAEGAIGRCQVERIARAHANPRVRDAVEANEASFATEAATDTYRVFDQKVREWVSLLDEDGTRDRDQAAHDKRDARLHQNFDGGWEITGRCGSLVGAELWSIFNAQLKAETLADWDKARAEHGDAATQADLPRTDAQRRFDALEEIFRSAAAHHATSAGGSQVVTNVVIDQPTFEHIAARLAGIDPTPVDDAFKLFPAIGRRCSTLDGNPIEPTAAVAAALIGHIRRVVVGSDSVVIDLGRKSRLFTGPAALAVKLSSTTCYWPGCHVPVTDCQSDHLTPWSDQGGRNGDGGGSTNPRNGGPACGRHNRLRTHGYTTWRDPTGTWHITRPDGTEIT
- the menD gene encoding 2-succinyl-5-enolpyruvyl-6-hydroxy-3-cyclohexene-1-carboxylic-acid synthase, yielding MDTRPQDVAATYCATLVDEWARAGVRAAVVCPGSRSTPMALALHGDERIAVHVHHDERAGAFTALGIGLATGRPAIVLTTSGTAAAEVHAAVVEAHQASVPLIVVTADRPAELADVGAPQTIAQVGLYGSAVRWADAPGVPDHAARGTWRARASRAVGEAVGGGGAGRPGPVHLDLAFREPLVGTPADLPPGRPDGAPWLVTSPVRRTADVDALAAVLRQGRRGVVVAGTEPGEPLDGPRSVGAAAPRIAAALGWPLLLDARVRGRIDRGGSPEAVVVGTADALLREPDVAATLRPDVVVHLGAPVASRVVNEWVTGADAVEVRVGAHGWIDPAHRTALHVPTSAAALVDALDARDVTLAPDTEPGWTDRWRAAEGAAQDELDGGLVGETLTEPGTARTVLAALHDGEALVVSSSMPVRDLEWYGRPRGGVAVHANRGANGIDGVVSTAVGVALATGAPTACLIGDVALLHDSTALIGVAGRGITLTIVVVDNDGGGIFSFLPQASDPGGAPFEDLFGTPHGVDLRVLAAAHSLMTIEPATAAEVGPAVRASLEAGGVRLVRVGTDRTANVDVHRRLHAAVADAVRPLVAPPRS
- a CDS encoding alpha/beta fold hydrolase: MPRVVLLHGFTQTSVSWRPVVERLGPDVDVVAPDLPGHGTAGAVRLDLAGTAARVADVGGPATYVGYSMGGRVALRLALDRPDLVTGLVLVGATAGIDDAAERAARREADEALARRIEADGVEPFLERWLAQPLFAGLTPASDDLAARRANTAEGLAASLRLSGTGTMDPPWWDELGRVDAPTTIVVGERDAKFRTLGRRLAAGIGPTARLVVVAGAGHACHLEVPGSVAAVISPGT
- a CDS encoding 1,4-dihydroxy-2-naphthoate polyprenyltransferase, with translation MTAPAPTATPRGWRLWLAGARPRTLPAAVVPVAVGTACAVGRVDGGLIWWRAGCALVVALALQVATNYANDYSDGIRGTDDDTRRVGPVRLVGQGLARPGAVKRAAAASFGVAGVAGAALAAAVGPELLVVGVLAIAAGWFYTGGPRPYGYAGLGEAFVFTFFGVVATAGSTYVQVEGLDGLGLAASVPVGFLATALLVTNNLRDIPGDNEVGKRTLAVRLGDRRTRSLFVALVVGAFVAVPLVAGLGGRPAGAAALVAVLLAQKPVVAVLSGARGPALIPVLAATGRVQLAFGALFAAGLALGG
- the menB gene encoding 1,4-dihydroxy-2-naphthoyl-CoA synthase: MVDPADASRSVTPALAWEPAGEWDDIRYETAPAFPDGDGGGLIAKITIDRPEVRNAFRPHTVEELVVAFDRAREDPDVGVVVLTGEGPLAFCSGGDQRARGDSGYVGDDAVGQRGVGRFLVTDLHVQIRRLPKPVVAMVAGYAVGGGHVLHVLCDLTIAADNATFGQTGPRVGSFDGGFGASVLARQIGQKRAKEIWFLCRQYGAQQALDWGLVNAVVPLEELEAETVRWCQDMMRLSPFALRLLKASFHADEDGLAGLQQLAHDTNLLFYGSEEAQEGRDAFKQKRRPEFEKFPKRP